In Candidatus Wallbacteria bacterium, the sequence GCTGAAAGGAGCAGTTTCCATCTGTGGCGGGCAGGAAGCAGATAATTCAGGATCACTGCAGCCGGAAAAAAGAGCAGAAACTGGAACGAGTTGAAGGCCATCAGCGCAGCTTTCCTTTGATCAGGCCGCAGATCTGTCCGATATTCTGGAACGAGTAGATTTCCTCGGTTGTGAATCTGATCCCGAATTCGCGCTCCAGAGCGTTGATCAGCTGAAAATGGCTCAGCGAATCCCAGCCTTCAATATCTTTCGCGGTCGTTCCGTCGGTCAGAATGATCCGTTCGTCATCCAGCACATCGCGGAAAATGGCTGTGACTCTTGAGAGAAGTTCCGGGTGTGTCATCTGATAATACTATCAGAAATCCGGGAGGCAGTCATCGTAAAGGACCCCATTTTCATCCGGCGGAATCAGTTCCTGAATCAGAATGCGCATAAGCTGGGTGACTGAAGCCGGATTCTGCCCTGTGATCAACTTGCGGTCAGACACGACATTCGGGTCCCAGGGCGAGGCTGCCTGATAGGAAAATCCGCAGGATTTGAGTTTTTTTTCTACTGACAGAGGAAAATCCGCCATGTCGATCAGGGAAGCCTCGCGGTCTGAAAAACCGGTCACTCTGTACCCCCTGAATAGAAGCAGGCCTTTGGCGTCCAGAACATTGCACAGGCAGACGGCGGCCTGGCTGATCGCGGCCACAGGCTTGCCTTTTCCGTGAAAATCAGAAATGATTCCAGGCAGGGTTTTATCATTGGCAAGGTCCCAGAGCGATCCGCAGCCTCCAGCTATGTAAAGTGCGTCATAATCGTCGGGATTCAGGCTGGAAAGCGGCAGGCTCACTTCCATGCTTTTTCTGTATTTCTCGATGACAGGGGTTAGATAATGACTGGTGACTTCAGACACGAAGGAAGTGTCATAGCTTTTCTGGTCGCAGGTAAATGATCCGCCTGTGGGAGAGGCGATTTCGAATCCCAGGCC encodes:
- a CDS encoding acyl carrier protein — its product is MTHPELLSRVTAIFRDVLDDERIILTDGTTAKDIEGWDSLSHFQLINALEREFGIRFTTEEIYSFQNIGQICGLIKGKLR
- a CDS encoding type 1 glutamine amidotransferase domain-containing protein translates to MNKKTAALAVLLLAALFTAGRLYWSSQAKKNIIAKILVVVSNVSEIPGRGVETGLWASELLEPLRMYRHAGLGFEIASPTGGSFTCDQKSYDTSFVSEVTSHYLTPVIEKYRKSMEVSLPLSSLNPDDYDALYIAGGCGSLWDLANDKTLPGIISDFHGKGKPVAAISQAAVCLCNVLDAKGLLLFRGYRVTGFSDREASLIDMADFPLSVEKKLKSCGFSYQAASPWDPNVVSDRKLITGQNPASVTQLMRILIQELIPPDENGVLYDDCLPDF